In a single window of the Elaeis guineensis isolate ETL-2024a chromosome 8, EG11, whole genome shotgun sequence genome:
- the LOC105034454 gene encoding large ribosomal subunit protein uL1, translating into MSKLQSDVLREAISQITNDSREKKRNFTETIELQIGLKNYDPQKDKRFSGSVKLPHIPRPKMKVCMLGDAQHVEEAEKIGLDYMDVEALKKMNKNKKLVKKLAKKYHAFLASEAIIKQIPRLLGPGLNKAGKFPTLVTHQESLEAKVNETKAMVKFQLKKVLCMGVAVGNCSMEEKQIFQNVQLSVNFLVSLLKKNWQNVRCLYLKSTMGKPYRVF; encoded by the exons ATGAG CAAGTTACAGAGTGATGTTTTGAGGGAAGCAATCTCTCAGATCACAAATGATTCTCGGGAGAAGAAGCGCAATTTTACTGAAACCATTGAGCTACAGATTGGACTGAAAAACTATGACCCCCAAAAGGATAAGCGTTTCAGTGGATCTGTGAAGTTACCTCATATCCCTCGTCCAAAAATGAAGGTCTGCATGCTTGGTGATGCTCAGCATGTTGAGGAG GCAGAGAAAATAGGGCTTGACTATATGGATGTTGAAGCACTAAAAAAAATGAACAAAAACAAGAAGCTGGTCAAAAAGCTTGCTAAGAAGTACCATGCTTTCCTAGCATCAGAGGCGATCATTAAGCAGATTCCTCGTCTTCTTGGTCCTGGTCTCAACAAAGCAG GGAAGTTTCCCACGTTGGTGACTCATCAGGAATCCCTGGAGGCAAAAGTTAATGAGACAAAAGCAATGGTGAAATTTCAGCTCAAGAAGGTTCTATGCATGGGTGTTGCTGTGGGTAACTGTTCAATGGAGGAAAAGCAGATTTTTCAGAATGTGCAACTCAGTGTTAACTTTCTTGTATCATTGTTGAAAAAGAACTGGCAAAAT GTGAGGTGCTTGTACCTGAAGAGCACCATGGGGAAGCCATACCGAGTATTCTAA